Proteins encoded by one window of Polaribacter haliotis:
- a CDS encoding site-specific integrase has translation MKITLKKKKLNTGKYSLFIEYYKGTFTDEKGKSKHNREFEYLKKYLIIDPKSKKEKDTNKETLELAEKILSIRQADYYQGKFKIQNGNKSKHSFLQFYKSKKEERYQSEKNYDNWEAAGKHIEKFCSISTTFEDVNIDFVKNFQKFLHTKATAKSGAPLSQNTKHTYYNKFKACLSAAFEEGYLNENIVSKVKSIPMGETHREYLSIDELQNLSKTDCKIPVLKSAFIFSCLSGIRWSDINKMIWSEIRDEGKDEDGKDIHRLVFSQKKTNGVEYLYLSKQARELLGERKDENDRVFVNLHYSAQMNLILLRWCMFAGITKHITFHSARHTNAVLLLENGADIYTVSKRLGHKEIRTTEIYAKIIDKKMKEAATLIPELNIL, from the coding sequence ATGAAAATTACTCTAAAAAAGAAAAAACTAAATACAGGTAAATATAGCCTCTTCATAGAATACTACAAAGGTACTTTTACTGATGAAAAAGGAAAATCCAAACACAATAGAGAATTTGAATATTTAAAGAAATATTTAATTATTGACCCTAAATCTAAAAAGGAAAAAGACACTAATAAAGAGACTCTTGAACTTGCAGAAAAAATACTTTCAATTAGACAAGCTGATTATTATCAAGGGAAGTTTAAAATTCAAAACGGAAATAAAAGTAAACATAGTTTTCTTCAATTTTATAAATCTAAAAAAGAAGAACGCTATCAATCTGAAAAGAATTATGATAATTGGGAAGCTGCTGGAAAACATATTGAAAAATTTTGTTCTATTAGCACAACCTTTGAAGATGTAAATATAGATTTTGTTAAAAATTTTCAAAAATTTTTACACACTAAAGCTACTGCCAAGTCTGGTGCTCCTTTATCTCAAAACACAAAACACACTTACTACAATAAATTTAAAGCCTGTTTAAGCGCAGCTTTTGAAGAAGGATATCTTAATGAAAATATTGTAAGTAAGGTTAAAAGCATTCCAATGGGTGAAACTCATAGAGAATATTTATCTATTGACGAGCTTCAAAATCTATCTAAAACTGATTGCAAAATCCCAGTTTTGAAATCTGCATTTATATTCAGTTGCTTGAGTGGTATTCGTTGGTCAGATATTAATAAAATGATATGGAGTGAAATTAGAGACGAAGGAAAAGATGAAGACGGAAAAGACATTCATCGATTAGTTTTTTCTCAAAAGAAAACTAATGGAGTTGAATATTTATATCTATCAAAACAAGCCAGAGAATTATTAGGAGAAAGAAAAGATGAAAACGACAGGGTTTTTGTCAATTTACATTATAGCGCACAAATGAACTTGATTCTTTTACGCTGGTGCATGTTTGCAGGTATTACAAAACACATAACTTTTCATTCTGCCCGTCACACCAATGCTGTACTTCTTTTAGAGAATGGAGCAGACATTTATACAGTCTCTAAAAGACTTGGACATAAAGAAATTCGCACCACAGAAATATATGCAAAAATCATTGATAAAAAAATGAAAGAAGCTGCAACTTTAATACCTGAATTAAATATTTTATAG